One Bradysia coprophila strain Holo2 unplaced genomic scaffold, BU_Bcop_v1 contig_145, whole genome shotgun sequence DNA window includes the following coding sequences:
- the LOC119074216 gene encoding equilibrative nucleoside transporter 4 translates to MENEENQTNTYSPLELEGRRTTDSPESDHIPPRDANLCVYVGLVMAGIGFVLPYNSFIIASDFWQTRFPGRSVALDMSMTYIIVAFATVLLNNIFLSLFSFKVRIQFGYMISISTFLFVSICEVAIEVFSAQTAYSANLAAVSLTAIGCTVQQSSFYGFASMFPKQYTQAVMTGESLAGFVVASTRILTKLFITNDRVSTFFFFLMSVCYIAASYTFHSITIHSPFVRYHTKQCAKIVLRPDEDAVECETAATRYGVLSLDSNSSPQVTSPPAGLSFSNPVYELSNPSAGESTLDGINNLQDTLTRPQDVPNNVAYKVEHIITPGTCSSGRFGNFRSGLESRWRVAHSIYPYMVSIALAYCVTLSLYPGIETEIISCNLKTWMPVLLMFTFNTSDLIGKMIAITPYNWTRRQLILLSGMRTVLIPLLLLCCAPRSRPVIAGETPAFIFSAALGVTNGLAGSLPMMLAPSKVPVTLKEVTGNMMTLSYNVGLTAGSLIGYVFESMLGPQLVNPCPSYPYIPLHPATTNATLAFTTAATSTTTSTAIPIPSTIFIPKIRETTTTVASMTTAGVALAVAASTASLPEQTTRLVTAAVYNATEYVLNSSAMISGL, encoded by the exons ATGGAGAACGAggaaaatcaaacaaacacTTATTCACCATTGGAATTAGAAGGCAGGCGCACCACTGACAGTCCAGAGTCTGACCATATTCCGCCGAGAGATGCAAATCTTTGTGTATATGTTGGACTGGTGATGGCCGGTATAGGATTCGTTTTGCCTTATAACAG CTTCATCATTGCATCTGATTTCTGGCAGACGCGATTTCCTGGCCGTTCTGTTGCTCTTGATATGTCTATGACCTACATTATCGTAGCATTTGCCACAGTTCTACTCAACAACATCTTTCTATcgttattttcgttcaaagtCAGAATTCAATTCGGTTATATGATATCAATATCGACATTCTTGTTCGTAAGCATATGTGAAGTGGCAATTGAAGTCTTTTCAGCGCAGACGGCTTATTCAGCGAATCTTGCTGCAGTTTCTTTAACTGCAATTGGTTGTACAG TTCAACAGTCTAGCTTTTATGGTTTCGCAAGTATGTTCCCAAAGCAATATACTCAAGCTGTTATGACCGGAGAAA GTCTCGCAGGTTTTGTTGTGGCTAGTACAAGGATATTAACCAAGCTCTTCATAACAAACGATCGAGTCtcgacatttttcttttttctgatGTCAGTCTGCTACATAGCAGCCAGTTACACATTTCATTCCATTACTATTCATTCACCCTTCGTGCGGTATCACACAAAGCAATGCGCTAAAATCGTATTGAGACCAGATGAGGATGCG GTCGAATGTGAAACAGCAGCGACTAGGTACGGCGTTTTATCGTTGGACTCAAATTCGTCGCCTCAAGTAACATCACCTCCAGCTGGACTTAGCTTCAGCAATCCTGTTTACGAACTTTCAAATCCGAGTGCCGGTGAGAGTACACTGGatggaataaataatttacaggACACATTGACGCGACCGCAGGATGTGCCAAATAATGTAGCATATAAAGTCGAGCACATAATTACACCGGGAACGTGCTCGTCTGGTAGATTTGGCAATTTTAGAAGCGGACTAGAGTCGCGATGGAGAGTAGCTCACTCAATCTATCCGTACATGGTGTCCATTGCTTTAGCTTATTGTGTTACGTTATCACTATACCCGGGTATAGAAACAGAAATCATATCATGCAATTTGAAAACATGGATGCCAGTGTTACTGATGTTCACATTCAATACATCTGATTTAATTGGGAAGATGATTGCAATAACTCCATACAATTGGACGAG ACGACAATTGATTCTATTGTCGGGTATGCGAACGGTGCTCATTCCATTACTGTTGCTCTGCTGTGCTCCACGATCAAGGCCAGTCATTGCTGGCGAGACACCAGCCTTCATATTCAG TGCTGCACTTGGTGTAACCAACGGTCTCGCAGGTAGCTTACCAATGATGTTAGCTCCTTCGAAAGTTCCTGTGACATTAAAGGAAGTAACTGGAAACATGATGACTCTTTCCTATAATGTCGGATTAACAGCTGGTTCACTAATAG GCTATGTGTTTGAGTCCATGCTTGGACCTCAATTAGTAAATCCTTGTCCATCATATCCATACATTCCATTACACCCGGCTACAACGAATGCCACATTGGCATTCACAACTGCTGCAACATCAACTACAACATCCACAGCAATTCCAATTCCTTCAACCATATTTATTCCAAAGATCCGTGAAACTACAACAACTGTAGCCAGTATGACAACTGCAGGAGTAGCATTAGCAGTAGCCGCATCAACAGCTTCACTTCCCGAACAAACGACAAGGCTTGTAACTGCGGCAGTTTATAATGCGACCGAGTATGTCTTAAATTCGTCGGCTATGATATCGGGATTGTAA
- the LOC119074215 gene encoding uncharacterized protein LOC119074215, producing the protein MSRTRVHFGVLAGICASLGSVFGKLMSQTEKLNDNAGNIYFGQLLNPLMLKLICFVLMLTFNALVWTFFVKALHQKGGSLVATVTSAATNYAVSALLGSLIFGETSSLLWWFGTSLVIMGVVLMTTDRPTEENAKTK; encoded by the exons ATGTCACGAACGCGAGTTCATTTTGGTGTTTTAGCCGGTATTTGTGCGAGTTTAGGGAGCGTTTTCGGAAAATTAATGTCacaaacagaaaaactaaacgataatgcCGGAAATATTTACTTTGGACAG cTTTTGAACCCATTGATGCTGAAGCTCATTTGTTTCGTACTAATGTTAACATTCAACGCTCTGGTCTGGACCTTTTTCGTGAAAGCTTTGCATCAAAAAGGTGGATCACTGGTTGCGACTGTTACGAGTGCTGCTACGAACTACGCTGTTTCG GCATTACTCGGATCGTTGATATTCGGTGAAACAAGTTCTCTGCTCTGGTGGTTCGGTACATCGCTGGTTATAATGGGTGTGGTTCTCATGACAACTGATCGACCAACTGaagaaaatgcgaaaacaaaatag
- the LOC119074210 gene encoding sorting nexin-14-like — protein MSKPDVKSLLKNVYKDKVFTSVASAVVLFSLFIGIYISFILGFFIFLSYLCGCVITISLLNHQQSVSKILQYSKDWLGYKQTDESKNQSDCDICGEKKCSRHLNIPSWKGLFVDQGLDEAVDRFYTRILTSFVESWFSLLSKDEDFVQALKQNLREATCRLIIKLKELNAPELLTNKLLPCIFSHYETIKKLLDDGVSLDKLAKTVVLNDRAVHLAVLNRQTEIDYLRSVSTFLIPRLSSNENFNSKVFFSLVRELLTCWVLLPLMDVISDPNLINLLIILATNKSNNSVMKKPQEKVPFLDKFAQRNYTPSESDCNDESFLTDQKQLYSFMQFLKKDGEVDLLRFYLDVDNLNNDLQALGSTDPTKLSVLFQQSEKLMKTYQTLAENEKRQPATTLIEAHEDVKRILHEKWKNVFHTTPEYFRLKYGSNELHEIEDARPPEAQSVFRLGSKLKGAIRGAPTSVEATEVPTVWDAFTDEPALARDNSSNIYSSVAQKLRKERGQNLENFVTNFMQSIEPNIADVGEDVILMNEKKTVPKKPQPPGRNFVFGDLFELKYHPKYLNQTVQVHNVRGPSQCLIYILVKILNTPMIFVKFILALINISQKFIDGIINLLIDKLIKFGLYEPRLTVLINELENQLFGPKQPDPSITELLERQRQAKLRLEKVRKSLGNVADILQSPALNKHLMYCLFDIIVLEIYPELATKE, from the exons ATGAGTAAACCAGACgtaaaaagtttattgaaaaatgtttataagGACAAAGTATTCACTTCTGTTGCGTCAGcagttgttttattttcattatttattggaATTTATATTAG CTTTATTTTaggatttttcatatttttatcataTTTATGTGGCTGTGTCATAACAATATCATTACTAAATCATCAGCAATccgtttcgaaaattttgcaatACTCAAAAGATTGGCTAGGATACAAACAGACC GATGAGTCAAAAAACCAGTCAGATTGTGATATATGCGGAGAGAAAAAATGCTCTCGGCATCTAAACATTCCATCTTGGAAGGGACTATTCGTTGATCAAGGACTAGATGAAGCTGTCGATCGT TTTTACACACGAATATTGACTAGTTTTGTCGAAAGTTGGTTCTCGTTGCTGTCGAAAGATGAGGATTTTGTTCAAGCGTTAAAACAGAATTTACGAGAGGCAACATGTCGACTGATCATCAAATTGAAAGAACTCAATGCACCCGAATTGCTGACAAACAAATTACTTCCATGCATCTTCTCTCATTAcgagacaataaaaaaattactggACGACGGTGTTTCGCTCGACAAGCTGGCGAAAACTGTTGTCCTCAATGACCGGGCTGTACATTTAGCTGTGTTAAACAGACAAACCGAAATCGATTATTTGCGATCGGTTTCGACGTTCCTAATTCCACGACTCTCAAGCAACGAAAATTTCAACAGCAAAGTGTTTTTCAGCTTGGTTCGTGAACTGTTGACTTGTTGGGTGTTGCTGCCGCTAATGGATGTGATTTCCGATccgaatttgataaatttattgatcaTTTTGgcaacaaataaatcaaacaatTCGGTGATGAAGAAACCACAGGAGAAAGTTCCTTTTCTCGACAAATTTGCCCAAAGGAACTACACGCCATCTGAATCCGACTGTAATGACGAGAGTTTCCTGACCGATCAAAAGCAACTGTATTCGTTTATGCAATTTTTAAAGAAGGACGGCGAAGTTGATTTGCTTCGCTTTTATTTGGATGTAGACAATTTGAACAATGATCTTCAAGCACTAGGATCGACAGATCCCACCAAATTGTCAGTACTCTTCCAACAGTCGGAAAAGCTAATGAAAACCTACCAGACCTTAGCTGAGAATGAGAAACGTCAGCCTGCAACCACTTTGATTGAGGCTCACGAAGATGTAAAACGAATATTACAtgagaaatggaaaaatgtctTTCACACCACACCTGAATATTTCCGTCTGAAGTATGGCAGTAACGAGTTACACGAAATTGAAGATGCGCG ACCACCGGAAGCACAATCGGTTTTCCGGCTGGGATCGAAATTGAAAGGTGCCATTCGCGGTGCACCGACATCTGTGGAAGCCACTGAAGTGCCAACCGTATGGGATGCATTCACCGACGAGCCAGCGTTGGCCCGAGATAACTCTTCCAACATTTACAGTTCAGTGGCACAGAAATTACGAAAAGAACGAGgtcaaaatttggaaaactttGTCACGAACTTCATGCAATCGATCGAACCGAACATCGCTGACGTTGGCGAAGATGTCATTCTGatgaatgaaaagaaaactgtTCCGAAGAAACCGCAGCCACCCGGACGGAATTTCGTCTTTGGAGATTTATTCGAACTGAAATATCATCCGAAGTACTTGAATCAAACGGTTCAAGTACATAATGTTCGTGGGCCCTCGCAGTGTTTGATTTATATTC TGGTGAAAATACTCAACACGCCaatgatttttgtgaaattcatCTTAGCGCTGATCAACATTTCCCAGAAATTTATCGATGGTATCATCAATCTGCTGATTGacaaattaatcaaatttggTTTGTATGAACCACGTCTGACAGTGTTGATCAATGAATTGGAaa ATCAGTTATTCGGTCCAAAACAACCCGATCCCAGTATTACAGAGCTTCTGGAACGACAACGACAGGCGAAACTACGACTCGAGAAAGTCCGAAAAAGTTTAGGAAATGTGGCTGACATTCTCCAATCGCCAGCATTAAATAAACACTTGATGTACTGTCTATTCGATATTATTGTGCTCGAAATTTATCCGGAACTTGCAACCAAggaataa